The following DNA comes from Notolabrus celidotus isolate fNotCel1 chromosome 12, fNotCel1.pri, whole genome shotgun sequence.
CTTCATCGCTCCAAGAAGCTGCTTGTATCGGCATTGAAAAGTAACGTGTTGCTGGAGCACACCGGGGTTTGTTCAAGCTTCAGTTCGGCCTCCAAAGCTCGTTGTTATAGTCTGTGTCTCCCTCGACGTTTTACACCATATGTGTCCTCCTCATGTCAGTATTGGCATCATCATTTAGACACCAACAGATTATATTCAGAGGTGTGGAGTGAAAATAGTTCAAGTATCAGTACCGATCTGTTACAAGAGGAGTCACCTATGATAGAAAGTGACCACAGAGACCTGAGACAAAGTAAGTAACTCTTAATTATATGATTAGTAGGTTAATTAAACAAAATGCAGATTACATTGAGGGAGTTTTATTAATTtcgtgtatttttttttaaaggaacattgTATAGTTCCAGTTTGTCAAATGCAACTAAGTTTCTTTTCATTGTGTTACACTTTTAATTGAATTAGGGGTggaaaaaagattaaaaatttCAGTCCTAATTTACAGAAATTAACCGATTTAATACTTCTTATACAAGAAAAACAGCAATTCCTCACATTTGAGAAGAGGAGAATTGAGAATGCTCTACACTTACAGATTACTTCCACAATTTCTGTGAAGTTGCTTGAGTCACTGGGTATTCATTTCAGATCTAGGCTTTGTGGAATGAATGGTCATTGCTATAAATTGAATGATAATGTATTAATTAGGAAAGTAATGATCAATCAATGGATAATGAAATGTGTGTTATAGTTTAAGCTTCTATAATGAAAGAGAGCACTCACCCTGCATTCCTTATTTTTAGTAATATTATTTCTGTGCTTAGCATAAATAGCATTTCAATAGCTACCATGCAGTGAAACAATAAAAGAGCTAAATATATGTCTTGAATGATATTCTTCAAAACGTGTCACTCTCTTCCTCCAGAATCTCCTGAGTCCTTCACTCTTGATGTGCTGGTGTCCCTGCTTCGTCAGGAAAATGCAGTGGACATCTGCGTGGTGAAAGTACCAGAACAgatcaaatacacagagtacTTTATTGTTGTCAGCGGTTTGTCACAGAGACACCTCCATGCGATGGCACTTTATGCTATCAAAGTGgtaattctttattttatcttcctgTACTTCTTTAAAACTGACATGTACAATGAGTTTCTGCACACTGATGCTAAATATGATATTTAAATATTCCTGCAGTACAAGTTTCTGAAGAAAGAAGGGGAGCCAAATGTCAAAATAGAAGGAAAGAATGCAGAAGACTGGATGTGTATTGACTTTGGTATGTAAACATTACAGACATTAGAAGATATTTCTAATGTCTCAGTTAAACAGTTTATGGAGACTGATAGTTTTAGTTGAGCTGCTAGTTCATTCACTTTCTTGCTCCTGTGTGTCTTAGGGAACATGGTTTGTCACTTCATGCTACCTGAGACCAGGGAAGTGTTCGAGTTGGAGAAACTCTGGACTCTCCGCAACTATGATGAGCAGCTGATGAGCATCCCCGCAGAGACACTACCAGAGGACTTCATTTATGAGGCTGAAGTCACTAAGTGACAGCACAGGACAAATCACCTCTGTATTTAAATACTTAATTACACCTTTATAACGGATATATGGATTCATCCTTTGCTAACCCTCTGAGGGAAATGAATAAGATGAATCATCTCTGGACAAAAACATTAGATTCTGGGAAAGGAGTTCAGAAGAGGATGCAGGAGCAGCAATAGAAAATACCATAATTAAAGTTTGATGGTATTTGATTCTGCTAAAGAAaacatgcatgttttattttgatggttacaaataaattgtttttatataatTGTAGTTTTTGGAGTATTATTAAACCGATATTAATTGACTGTGTGAAAGTGTtttaaccagtggtggacaaaataCACAGTTTTATTACTTaaatcaaagtatagatactcctggtcaaatactactccaatacaagtgaacaTTGCTCTTTCAGATTAttatttgagttaaagtactggagtacttgcttttaaaaatactaaagtattcaa
Coding sequences within:
- the malsu1 gene encoding mitochondrial assembly of ribosomal large subunit protein 1; this encodes MSILHRSKKLLVSALKSNVLLEHTGVCSSFSSASKARCYSLCLPRRFTPYVSSSCQYWHHHLDTNRLYSEVWSENSSSISTDLLQEESPMIESDHRDLRQKSPESFTLDVLVSLLRQENAVDICVVKVPEQIKYTEYFIVVSGLSQRHLHAMALYAIKVYKFLKKEGEPNVKIEGKNAEDWMCIDFGNMVCHFMLPETREVFELEKLWTLRNYDEQLMSIPAETLPEDFIYEAEVTK